In Mercenaria mercenaria strain notata chromosome 13, MADL_Memer_1, whole genome shotgun sequence, a single window of DNA contains:
- the LOC123529994 gene encoding uncharacterized protein LOC123529994: MKKSRKEITESIRSVKPEEEIDNRCIQQNKQASSTIYQVHLSNCQIGNNNTLVQSDGGHSATSPRRKDDGSQKAKNHAGILILKTIFESNENRPILFADLELQVKEYVHTEGLKSFKTVTGWALNDFLIKNRDQFDTFNRKQRKYVKLRHKRKHNIVHSSTCLDKYDSVENSMQLQDVPNESNNCAKDETDARVKQLQPVTENWKQVKQRQQNQVVPDSKSTSGANSNDMTIYSLDVRDDKTIDTEQTNKLDETTASNIRKDWSPDRVDALIRHGEKRDLAFVLSIHQYIDSPNKLSLDIVSMWNTPHRSKSYIIIGMIQGNIIGVDDQFHTTNFENLFQTSYFSQKPLFNYYNIEYNSKCLLVIEILSSCGFGSPCVVEKNFKVPDGITIKKMQVWVRKSFRNVVCESKNLPEIYSWFSGHLPKHKRSMVSETGVWTDKRTNDDNDEKYHMQGNLINSNVETRYLSGETLSFFWESVKGFQKGHFVLLVGDIACDKRHLHHLAKVPWICVYDFDIFSYSDGLLNAMQDSLNTERHLSINTWNEPAENISELGTRWCFMRGRQEMGSTRTDLKDNVIEDTNIWFQLAKRGIQNNCEKLANFAEDYTVPTVVFLWPKTEKLVPFMVKFLSRLTETLTSSPNLVLCMNRQPETNSGRLKFETLCDDFGSSISVCYLQYEQMCIGISEQSSVKTSKTISYELPRNQMHESPAVSEKDATWLREDFEVLFVNNPYDTSNISSEEIQNELTNFSKGGSLPWYTWYSGEAETSVIERGIEKDLEEKISKHLEDYRTSMITLCHAPGSGGTTLAQKILWHFHRKTPCVHLKLRTVSNVDELNRKNCFLYDRTDLPVLLLIDGEEESKVRLLSRQLKYTVILYIKRYPYKIHFSKDHDRVYMSGIVSSKESLELETKLGVKCGDENKRARLHEMTIDIKNGRSNHCMYEYGMTVYLHEFKGIVSYVEGYLELDKNPTRDLNSCQKCLGFLALVYYYGQSCVPCQFFSALFNKPSGYNMTLEDFPPLVQEFVVYDKNEGKRNNIRICHYIIAKEILEQILSRHVGRITERNDTIGKVACHNLAKFCKEFIEYSCSKKTKVSTLSTTIRFILTKTFIFRDEKDMSDNEEQVRKKPVLSKLMIDIPGGKPLFTERLLVLQKLTESFPDDPNYCAHLGRFYAFCRPNEENEAEKCFRKAIKICEDQIHGKRDEDIDDGIKLTMMHIYHMYGIMKQRCMSKYTDRTQKERIVTVDKDFLFHEITEELVPIVETACEYFKKSRDITPPNHDVYTYAYTGEIQSRLQFCDFVNRHFRKGENGITQFLSSDADQRSKLFVQKSFSVIENLIYECYMDVILMDRDSQSLRRYVVWYNTLFQKQILPLDSFWSDDMVSNRRLKIAAKKLKYGKTSNILSGVETIDDEKELEEIIHWYEENFTDIQDYGFQEEDGKKELERDYRDWIYAIRLDKFKRDYSLEVVLSHVQQWNDKLGSPISTFYLFILKSLLGFGTEQTQGKTECLIEALDCRERLVKMNNLIIRPKYPREWLGSDGEGIKRLKSGNRYVGIYAEDRETSNNRLDLAVCKGTICRPNTNKVNGMIALDLGANTPEVRVYFIPKIVRLEGTRFAGHRVEFNLAFSFQNGFEAYNVKILKRYGCSHCSRKLEFTSCESTLYCKCGRPVQKDELNEVK, encoded by the exons ATGAAGAAATCACGAAAGGAAATTACGGAGAGTATCCGTTCAGTTAAGCCGGAAGAAGAGATAGATAATCGATGTATACAACAGAACAAACAAG CTAGTTCCACAATATATCAAGTGCATTTGTCAAACTGTCAAATAGGAAACAACAACACCTTAGTGCAGTCAGATGGAGGACACAGTGCTACTTCCCCGAGAAGAAAAG ATGATGGCAGCCAGAAAGCGAAAAACCATGCAGGGATTCTTATCTTGAAGACAATTTTCGAGTCAAATGAAAATAGACCAATACTGTTTGCTGACCTAGAATTACAAGTGAAAGAGTATGTACATACAGAGGGGCtaaagtcttttaaaacagtcaCAGGTTGGGCACTGAACgactttcttataaaaaatagaGATCAATTTGATACATTTAACAGAAAGCAACGAAAATATGTTAAACTACGTCATAAACGCAAACACAATATCGTACATTCCTCAACTTGCCTCGACAAGTATGATTCTGTTGAAAATAGCATGCAACTTCAAGATGTTCCGAACGAAAGTAATAACTGTGCTAAAGATGAAACTGATGCTAGAGTTAAACAGTTACAGCCAGTTACAGAGAACTGGAAACAAGTGAAACAAAGACAGCAAAATCAAGTTGTACCCGACTCCAAAAGTACAAGTGGGGCAAATAGTAACGATATGACAATATATTCACTTGATGTCAGAGACGATAAAACAATAGACactgaacaaacaaacaaattagatGAAACAACTGCCAGCAATATCCGAAAGGACTGGTCACCAGACAGAGTTGACGCTCTGATACGACATGGCGAAAAACGAGATCTTGCATTTGTACTATCCATTCACCAATATATAGATAGTCCAAACAAACTATCGTTAGATATTGTAAGTATGTGGAACACTCCACATAGATCAAAATCATATATTATCATAGGGATGATCCAGGGAAATATAATTGGGGTAGATGATCAGTTTCATACCactaattttgaaaatcttttccaAACCTCGTATTTTTCACAGAAACCTTTATTCAATTATTACAATATTGAGTATAACTCTAAATGTCTTCTTGTGATTGAGATATTATCAAGCTGCGGGTTTGGTAGTCCATGTGTTGTAGAAAAGAACTTTAAGGTCCCTGATGGTATTACTATAAAGAAGATGCAAGTCTGGGTCCGGAAATCATTTCGCAACGTTGTTTGTGAATCAAAAAATCTACCTGAAATATACAGCTGGTTTTCCGGCCACTTGCCAAAACACAAACGAAGTATGGTGTCGGAAACAGGAGTTTGGACAGACAAAAGAACGAATGACGACAATGATGAAAAATACCACATGCAAGGAAATCTTATCAACTCAAACGTAGAAACTCGATATCTGTCTGGAGAAACATTAAGTTTCTTTTGGGAATCAGTTAAGGGTTTCCAAAAAGGCCATTTCGTACTGCTTGTCGGGGACATAGCGTGTGACAAACGACACTTGCATCACTTAGCAAAAGTTCCGTGGATCTGTGTCTACGACTTTGATATATTCAGTTACAGCGACGGACTATTAAATGCCATGCAAGACTCTTTGAACACGGAGAGGCATTTATCAATAAATACATGGAATGAACCGGCAGAGAATATATCAGAACTAGGGACACGCTGGTGCTTTATGAGGGGCCGACAGGAGATGGGTAGCACACGAACAGATCTCAAAGACAATGTGATTGAAGATACAAATATTTGGTTTCAACTGGCGAAAAGAGGAATCCAAAATAACTGCGAAAAACTTGCTAACTTTGCAGAGGACTACACTGTCCCAACTGTTGTCTTCTTGTGGCCGAAAACGGAAAAACTTGTACCATTTATGGTAAAATTTCTGTCACGATTAACAGAGACACTCACAAGTTCGCCGAATCTGGTTTTGTGTATGAACAGACAACCAGAAACAAACAGCGGTCGACTGAAATTTGAAACGCTTTGTGATGACTTCGGAAGTAGTATCAGTGTCTGTTACCTCCAATATGAACAGATGTGTATCGGCATCAGCGAACAGTCGTCGGTAAAAACAAGTAAGACGATATCATACGAACTGCCAAGAAACCAAATGCACGAGTCACCAGCAGTATCAGAGAAGGATGCAACGTGGCTGCGAGAAGACTTCGAAGTTCTTTTTGTCAATAATCCATATGATACTTCAAACATTTCTTCAGAAGAAATACAAAACGAGCTGACAAATTTTAGTAAAGGAGGATCACTTCCATGGTATACATGGTACAGTGGGGAAGCTGAAACATCCGTTATTGAACGAGGCATTGAGAAGGACTTGGAGGAAAAAATTAGCAAACATCTAGAGGATTACAGAACTTCAATGATTACACTCTGTCATGCCCCAGGTTCAGGTGGGACAACATTAGCACAGAAAATACTTTGGCATTTTCATCGAAAAACTCCATGTGTTCATCTTAAGCTTCGAACAGTCTCCAATGTAGATGAGCTGAacagaaaaaattgttttttgtatgACAGAACGGACTTACCTGTTCTTCTTCTAATTGATGGCGAAGAAGAATCCAAAGTTCGTCTTCTCTCCAGGCAATTAAAATATACTGTCATATTGTATATTAAGCGTTATCCTTATAAAATTCACTTTTCAAAAGACCATGATCGAGTTTACATGTCTGGTATTGTTTCGTCTAAAGAATCGCTGGAACTAGAAACAAAACTAGGCGTCAAGTGTGGCGATGAGAACAAAAGGGCACGCCTTCATGAGATGACAATTGATATTAAGAATGGAAGATCAAATCATTGTATGTACGAATACGGAATGACAGTctatttacatgaatttaaaGGCATCGTGTCTTACGTTGAGGGTTATCTTGAACTTGACAAAAACCCTACAAGAGATCTCAATTCATGTCAAAAATGTTTAGGATTTTTGGCTTTGGTTTATTATTATGGGCAGTCATGCGTCCCATGCCAATTCTTCTCGGCTTTGTTCAACAAACCATCAGGTTACAACATGACGTTGGAAGACTTTCCTCCACTGGTTCAAGAATTTGTTGTCTATGACAAAAATGAAGGAAAACGCAACAACATCCGAATTTGCCATTACATAATAGCCAAAGAAATACTCGAACAAATTTTATCACGACATGTAGGTAGAATAACCGAAAGAAACGACACAATCGGGAAAGTAGCATGTCATAATCTGGCAAAATTTTGCAAAGAATTCATCGAATATTCGTGCAGCAAGAAAACTAAGGTGAGCACACTTTCAACAACTATACGATTTATTCTTACTAAAACCTTCATTTTCCGGGACGAAAAGGACATGAGCGACAATGAGGAACAGGTTCGGAAGAAACCAGTCTTATCGAAATTAATGATAGATATTCCAGGTGGAAAGCCACTGTTCACAGAAAGGCTTTTAGTATTGCAGAAACTGACAGAGTCATTCCCTGATGATCCAAATTACTGTGCACATCTAGGGCGTTTCTACGCTTTTTGTAGACCTAACGAAGAAAATGAAGCCGAAAAATGTTTCCGGAAAGCTATAAAAATATGCGAAGACCAAATACATGGCAAACGTGATGAAGACATAGACGATGGAATAAAACTGACTATGATGCACATATACCATATGTATGGAATAATGAAACAAAgatgtatgtcaaaatacactgaTCGCACGCAAAAAGAAAGAATTGTGACCGTCGACAAAGATTTTTTATTCCATGAAATTACAGAAGAATTGGTACCTATTGTTGAAACGGCTTgtgaatactttaaaaaatcgaGAGATATAACGCCTCCAAACCATGATGTTTACACATATGCATACACAGGTGAAATACAATCCAGACTACaattttgtgattttgttaacaggCATTTTCGCAAAGGAGAAAATGGAATTACACAGTTTTTGAGTTCAGATGCCGACCAGAGGTCCAAGTTATTCGTGCAGAAGAGTTTTTCAGTCATTGAAAATCTGATATATGAATGTTACATGGATGTGATATTGATGGACAGAGATTCGCAATCACTGCGCCGTTACGTTGTTTGGTATAATACGCTTTTTCAGAAACAAATCCTTCCACTTGATTCATTTTGGTCTGATGATATGGTCAGCAATAGAAGACTTAAAATAGCTGCAAAAAAACTGAAGTATGGAAAAACATCAAACATTTTAAGTGGTGTTGAAACAATAGATGATGAAAAGGAACTAGAGGAGATAATTCATTGGTATGAGGAAAACTTCACTGACATACAAGACTATGGATTTCAAGAAGAAGACGGCAAAAAGGAATTGGAAAGAGACTACAGGGACTGGATATATGCCATACGCCTTGATAAATTCAAAAGGGATTACTCCCTGGAAGTAGTTCTTAGTCATGTCCAGCAATGGAACGATAAATTGGGGTCTCCAATATCGACATTTTatctattcattttaaaaagtctGTTGGGTTTTGGCACAGAACAAACTCAGGGTAAGACAGAATGTTTGATTGAAGCACTAGATTGTAGAGAGCGACTGGTCAAGATGAACAATTTAATTATACGACCTAAATACCCACGCGAATGGTTAGGTAGTGATGGAGAGGGAATAAAGCGGCTAAAATCTGGAAATCGTTATGTTGGAATCTATGCAGAGGATAGAGAAACTTCAAACAACAGACTTGACCTTGCAGTATGTAAAGGCACAATTTGCAGACCTAACACGAACAAAGTAAATGGAATGATCGCTCTTGATCTCGGAGCAAACACGCCAGAGGTTCGGGTATACTTTATCCCAAAAATAGTTCGATTAGAAGGAACTCGTTTTGCTGGGCATAGAGTAGAATTTAATTTGGCTTTTTCCTTCCAAAACGGCTTTGAGGCATATAATGTCAAAATCCTCAAACGCTATGGATGTTCTCACTGCAGTCGTAAACTCGAGTTCACAAGCTGCGAGTCCACGTTGTATTGTAAATGCGGAAGACCAGTCCAGAAGGACGAACTGAATGAAGTTAAATGA